One stretch of Qipengyuania gelatinilytica DNA includes these proteins:
- a CDS encoding parallel beta-helix domain-containing protein codes for MIRIAISALLLASAAPVFAETYSIEPGEGAQERLQEALILAEPGDEIVLAAGRYELTDGLSLDVDGVTVRGAGMDGTVLDFTTQAGAGEGLLVTSDNVTLRDFAMENPKGDGIKSKGADNIVYYRIRVTWTRGPHPENGAYAIYPVESTGVLVDGVKVTGASDAGIYVGQSDRITVRNSIAEANVAGIEIENSRNALVEHNIATRNTGGILVFDLPDLPVMGGGNVIVANNLVVANDTPNFAPPGNIVAGVRRGTGIMVMANEDVLIENNILSGNPTAPVMVIAYVQPYDDERYNPLPRGVVVGDNTFDGGGYDPQLEGGELLKAAFGGELPPVMWDGLGSLYVTGEAPGWSLNLTEQGVGLGAAQPAPLAAPTPEAAFDRSGIGAPAELEARLSR; via the coding sequence ATGATCCGCATCGCTATTTCCGCCCTGCTGCTTGCCAGCGCCGCCCCGGTTTTTGCCGAAACCTATTCGATCGAACCGGGCGAGGGCGCGCAGGAACGCTTGCAGGAGGCGCTCATCCTTGCCGAGCCGGGTGACGAGATCGTGCTGGCGGCGGGTCGATACGAACTGACCGATGGGCTCAGCCTCGATGTCGATGGAGTGACGGTGCGCGGTGCAGGCATGGACGGCACGGTGCTCGATTTCACCACGCAGGCGGGCGCGGGCGAGGGGCTGCTGGTCACCTCCGACAATGTCACTTTGCGCGATTTCGCGATGGAGAACCCCAAGGGTGACGGGATCAAGTCCAAGGGCGCGGACAATATCGTCTATTACCGCATCCGCGTGACCTGGACGCGCGGGCCGCATCCGGAAAACGGGGCCTATGCGATCTATCCGGTCGAAAGCACCGGCGTGCTGGTCGACGGGGTGAAGGTCACCGGCGCGAGCGATGCAGGCATCTATGTCGGCCAGTCCGACCGCATCACCGTGCGCAATTCAATCGCCGAGGCGAATGTTGCAGGCATCGAGATCGAAAACAGCCGCAATGCGCTGGTCGAGCATAATATCGCCACCCGCAACACGGGCGGCATCCTCGTCTTCGACCTGCCCGACCTGCCCGTAATGGGCGGCGGCAATGTGATCGTCGCCAACAATCTCGTGGTCGCCAATGACACGCCCAATTTCGCGCCTCCCGGCAATATCGTCGCAGGCGTTCGCCGCGGGACGGGCATCATGGTGATGGCGAACGAGGATGTGCTGATCGAGAACAATATCCTCTCGGGAAATCCGACCGCACCGGTCATGGTGATCGCCTATGTCCAGCCCTATGACGACGAGCGCTACAACCCGCTGCCGCGCGGTGTGGTGGTGGGCGACAACACCTTCGACGGCGGCGGCTACGATCCGCAGCTGGAAGGCGGGGAACTGCTCAAGGCGGCATTTGGCGGCGAACTCCCTCCGGTCATGTGGGATGGGCTTGGCAGCCTTTATGTCACCGGCGAAGCGCCCGGCTGGTCGCTCAACCTGACCGAACAGGGCGTAGGGTTGGGCGCCGCGCAGCCTGCGCCGCTGGCCGCGCCGACACCCGAAGCTGCATTCGACCGCTCCGGTATTGGTGCACCGGCAGAGCTGGAGGCACGCCTCAGCCGATGA